One genomic region from Aneurinibacillus sp. REN35 encodes:
- a CDS encoding PadR family transcriptional regulator encodes MDKEIMKGSIDILLLSLLAQQEMYGYEMVKTLKETSGDLYNMSEGTLYPALKRMEKKEWIESYWQESGGGNRRKYYRLTEDGRKELARKLDDWQSVHQLIFKCAGNLP; translated from the coding sequence TTGGATAAGGAGATTATGAAGGGCAGCATTGACATTCTGCTGTTATCGCTGCTGGCCCAGCAGGAAATGTATGGCTATGAGATGGTAAAGACATTGAAGGAAACAAGCGGAGATTTGTACAACATGAGCGAGGGTACACTTTACCCGGCACTGAAACGAATGGAAAAAAAGGAATGGATCGAATCTTACTGGCAGGAGAGTGGGGGAGGGAACCGTCGCAAATATTACCGTTTGACCGAAGACGGCCGAAAGGAGCTGGCGCGGAAATTAGATGATTGGCAATCTGTTCATCAATTAATTTTCAAATGTGCAGGGAATTTGCCATGA
- a CDS encoding permease prefix domain 1-containing protein, translated as MKVFDNYIEKILDRIDCSREERDDMREEIRSHLEAARDAYQEQGYAEEEAIRKAVADFGVEEEIGEGLQQTLFPYRNQLLTGMGAGMLLYGTSGYLHALFSYGQAHVIWVTLSALIGTGLILAAMYPAYAANRKVWMGSAFAGMIVCVLFGFAVLEQAETWYAKPLYVLGSFLGIGALVMIFLIALKGWESGLESKRERKKRIAIHLFNLMSGIPVCGLSLLMAYGGLLFGGVSPFVLIPLGMIAFWAFSYWAQYRMRIRYAGLSYLFGSLSLLLTCGVIYMIATKML; from the coding sequence ATGAAAGTATTTGACAACTATATTGAAAAGATCCTTGATCGCATTGATTGCAGCAGGGAAGAGAGAGACGATATGCGAGAAGAAATACGCTCACACTTGGAGGCGGCAAGAGATGCGTATCAGGAGCAGGGATACGCGGAAGAGGAAGCGATTCGGAAGGCTGTGGCTGATTTTGGTGTGGAAGAGGAGATTGGAGAAGGACTTCAGCAGACGCTCTTTCCTTATCGAAATCAACTGCTGACAGGGATGGGAGCGGGCATGCTCCTATATGGCACATCAGGTTATCTGCATGCATTATTTTCATACGGTCAGGCACATGTAATCTGGGTTACACTGAGCGCTTTAATAGGCACTGGACTGATTCTTGCAGCGATGTATCCCGCTTATGCGGCGAATAGAAAAGTATGGATGGGAAGTGCATTTGCAGGAATGATCGTGTGTGTACTCTTCGGTTTTGCTGTATTGGAGCAAGCGGAGACTTGGTATGCAAAGCCGCTGTATGTGTTGGGCAGCTTCCTTGGGATAGGTGCGCTGGTCATGATCTTTCTGATTGCATTAAAAGGATGGGAGAGTGGGTTGGAAAGTAAGCGGGAGCGAAAAAAACGAATTGCCATCCACCTATTTAATCTGATGAGTGGCATTCCCGTATGCGGTTTGTCGTTGCTGATGGCTTATGGCGGACTTCTGTTTGGCGGTGTGAGTCCATTCGTTCTTATCCCACTTGGCATGATTGCTTTCTGGGCTTTCTCGTATTGGGCGCAATATCGTATGCGAATCAGATATGCAGGGCTAAGCTATCTATTTGGGAGTCTTTCTCTTCTTTTGACATGCGGCGTGATTTATATGATAGCAACAAAGATGTTATGA
- a CDS encoding TolB family protein translates to MPRKVKALSIVAAVLVGLTLLWGIGLGMGGKTRANEQTGLLQDFDLRGTQAVFAYSSNGRIGIYTSDTAGKNVTRLMKAEGEEVLHHPVFSPDGERIIYISTPKDREQQKSALYSMNADGSGNRQLYAVDALITEVVFAPDGQSIYYLCADTFTNYSPIARKDAHDFDVYSLSLAGGEPKRLTNMKDYMLEALSISPDGKELYVTRGDDQHVTKPEDTFTVKNKVFRIPLSNPNDRKAITLPGITEDVYDAAFSKDGRWMVFNSIANTGADGNFQYELYIQDRKSGQIRQLTHLGRHAGAAVVDDKNEWIYFMWDGNFAKGDPIYEWYRVSLHKNKVEPIPLTIEADQ, encoded by the coding sequence ATGCCGAGAAAAGTAAAAGCGCTATCGATTGTGGCAGCAGTATTGGTTGGACTGACCCTTCTATGGGGAATTGGACTTGGTATGGGAGGAAAAACAAGGGCAAATGAACAAACAGGACTGCTGCAAGATTTTGACTTGCGAGGTACACAGGCTGTCTTTGCATACTCGTCCAACGGTAGAATCGGAATCTATACATCAGATACCGCAGGGAAAAATGTCACGCGTCTTATGAAAGCAGAGGGGGAAGAAGTCCTGCATCACCCGGTATTCTCCCCTGATGGAGAGAGAATCATCTATATCTCTACGCCAAAGGATCGGGAGCAGCAGAAGAGTGCGTTGTATAGTATGAATGCGGACGGAAGTGGAAACCGGCAGTTATATGCTGTCGACGCATTGATTACAGAAGTGGTTTTTGCCCCGGATGGTCAATCCATATACTATCTTTGCGCAGATACTTTCACCAATTATTCACCAATTGCACGAAAGGATGCGCATGACTTCGATGTATATTCACTTTCACTTGCAGGAGGAGAGCCGAAGCGTCTCACCAACATGAAGGATTATATGCTTGAGGCACTCAGCATCTCTCCTGACGGTAAGGAATTGTATGTGACCAGAGGAGATGATCAGCATGTAACGAAGCCAGAGGATACATTTACTGTAAAAAACAAAGTGTTTCGTATTCCGCTTTCCAATCCCAATGATAGAAAGGCCATCACATTGCCAGGAATTACAGAAGATGTATACGATGCGGCTTTTTCAAAGGATGGCCGCTGGATGGTTTTTAACTCGATTGCAAATACAGGAGCGGATGGAAACTTCCAATATGAACTCTATATTCAGGATAGAAAGAGCGGACAGATTCGACAGCTCACTCATTTGGGCAGGCATGCGGGTGCAGCGGTTGTTGATGATAAAAACGAGTGGATATACTTTATGTGGGATGGTAATTTTGCCAAGGGGGACCCAATTTATGAATGGTACCGTGTATCACTGCACAAAAATAAGGTAGAGCCTATTCCCCTAACGATCGAAGCCGACCAGTAG